The Panicum hallii strain FIL2 chromosome 9, PHallii_v3.1, whole genome shotgun sequence genome has a window encoding:
- the LOC112873292 gene encoding uncharacterized protein LOC112873292 codes for MTAAVRELPDDVLAEALRRLAPRGLATSRCICRAWRDAIDARRLLRADLLPRSVGGIFMEYCALYSPEFFSRPSASRLPISGSLDFMPAVRRVLSHCAGLLLCGWHGHVRYVANPATRRFARLPPSPPPTFGEAFDQAACIVYDPTVSPHYEVFLIPVLPEEHETKLDSEMLRSEWPPPSYATQVFSSATRRWQEASFLRVGEAAGVSADMNSSPNWNVPNHTAYWRGALYVHCLGDVFITRISLSDAKYQIVKTPRDKTYLRLGRSEKGVYCTTSEDGFHDLPIWHLNESYGQMEWVLKHHVNLRSFARKLHALEDYHRQNRGPWILQDNITIVVRIIVELTTTLR; via the exons AtgacggcggcggtgcgggagcTGCCCGACGACGTCCTCGCGGAGGCCCTCCGGCGCCTCGCCCCGCGCGGCCTGGCCACGTCCCGGTGCATCTGCAGGGCGTGGCGCGATGCGATCGACGCCCGCCGGCTGCTGCGCGCGGATCTCCTCCCGCGCTCCGTGGGCGGcatcttcatggagtactgCGCGCTCTACTCGCCGGAGTTCTTCTCCAGGCCCTCCGCCTCCAGGCTGCCGATCTCTGGAAGCCTAGACTTCATGCCCGCCGTCCGGCGTGTCTTGAGCCACTGCGCCGGCCTCCTGCTCTGCGGGTGGCACGGGCACGTGCGGTACGTCGCCAACCCGGCGACGCGGCGGTTCGCGCGGCTGCCGCCAAGCCCGCCGCCGACCTTCGGGGAGGCCTTCGACCAGGCGGCCTGCATCGTGTACGATCCCACGGTGTCGCCGCACTACGAGGTGTTCTTGATCCCCGTCCTCCCCGAGGAGCACGAGACCAAGCTGGATTCTGAAATGCTGCGATCGGagtggccgccgccgtcctacGCGACGCAGGTGTTCTCGTCTGCGacgcggcggtggcaggaggcgTCCTTTCTTCGCGTAGGGGAGGCGGCCGGAGTTTCCGCGGACATGAATTCAAGTCCGAACTGGAACGTGCCCAACCACACGGCCTACTGGCGAGGGGCGCTCTACGTGCATTGCCTAGGCGACGTGTTTATCACAAG GATATCCCTGTCAGATGCCAAGTACCAAATAGTAAAAACGCCGAGGGACAAGACATACCTCCGTTTAGGAAGATCAGAGAAGGGGGTGTATTGTACAACCTCTGAAGATGGATTCCATGATCTTCCCATTTGGCACCTCAATGAATCATATGGTCAGATGGAGTGGGTGTTGAAGCATCATGTTAACCTTAGGTCCTTTGCACGTAAGCTGCATGCGCTTGAGGACTACCATCGGCAAAATAGAGGACCTTGGATCTTACAAGATAATATAACTATCGTCGTAAGAATCATCGTGGAGCTGACAACTACGTTGCGGTAG